A portion of the bacterium genome contains these proteins:
- a CDS encoding DUF58 domain-containing protein has product MKLIRYLRELWRGPRLEHISDEESEASHIFKARVHELQTKRLMSSQLTGDYASAFLGQGLSFSELREYQCGDEPRLIHWGATARIGKPFVKLFKEERQLRLIILLDTSPSMMMTSRKEKALEFASLLISVGQKNRDLLGFCSYGAQLHDLYPPGNSRPHYRQVLLALQTAKCHREVVDFEQISTGLREKLKQRSVLIFLSDFEDAKETEGLSLLARMHDVLCVHISGEAPSKEHGLMKASDPETGVVRLLDSSLNSPLYREAQQREEHHFLLLSEILGRAGVELVRYRTNALATLDEIAHSRRGRRH; this is encoded by the coding sequence GTGAAGCTGATTCGGTATCTGCGCGAACTCTGGAGAGGGCCGAGGCTGGAACATATATCAGACGAGGAGTCAGAAGCGTCTCATATCTTCAAAGCCAGAGTTCATGAATTACAGACCAAGCGGCTGATGTCATCACAGCTTACCGGAGACTATGCTTCGGCCTTTCTCGGACAAGGTTTGTCTTTTTCGGAGTTAAGAGAATACCAGTGTGGAGATGAACCTAGGCTCATCCACTGGGGAGCTACCGCGAGAATAGGAAAACCATTCGTTAAACTCTTCAAAGAGGAACGGCAGTTACGACTGATCATTCTGCTCGATACTTCACCATCGATGATGATGACCTCACGAAAGGAAAAAGCTCTGGAGTTCGCAAGCCTACTGATTAGTGTTGGTCAAAAAAACCGTGATCTCCTTGGGTTTTGCTCCTACGGAGCGCAACTTCATGACCTGTATCCTCCAGGAAACTCCAGGCCGCACTACCGACAAGTACTCCTCGCTCTCCAGACGGCAAAGTGCCATCGAGAAGTCGTTGACTTTGAGCAGATATCAACCGGTTTACGAGAGAAACTGAAGCAGCGTTCAGTGCTTATCTTCCTCTCTGACTTTGAAGATGCAAAGGAGACAGAGGGGCTCTCTCTGCTCGCTCGAATGCACGATGTTCTGTGCGTTCACATTTCTGGAGAGGCTCCTTCGAAGGAACATGGGCTCATGAAAGCATCAGATCCCGAGACTGGGGTGGTAAGATTGCTGGACTCTTCTTTGAATTCTCCGCTCTATCGAGAAGCTCAACAGAGAGAGGAACACCACTTTCTTCTCCTTAGTGAGATTTTGGGTCGAGCAGGAGTGGAACTCGTCCGCTATAGAACAAACGCGTTAGCAACCCTTGATGAAATTGCACACAGTAGAAGAGGGAGACGACACTGA
- a CDS encoding ATPase — protein MNQAVETLGNSELRDKVLAEVRRFVFGQEQLVERLLVALLCEGHVLIEGVPGLAKTRLLNVLSSLLSCSMKRIQFTPDLLPADITGTEVYQVSRGEFSLRKGPVFTNIVLADEINRAPAKVQSALLQAMQEKNVTIGDQTLELPRPFFVLATQNPIEQEGTYPLPEAQLDRFLFKLLVQYPEYADEVQMLNTVGSTISDPPLPNSVISVEELTSASRRSLDIFVDPKIDEYIVRLVHATRDPKSFGLGDIIEWGASPRASLALKRAGRALALIRGKDFVGPDIIQELASDVLRHRIVLSFEAEARNITAEEVVTNIVKGVPEP, from the coding sequence ATGAATCAAGCAGTTGAAACTCTGGGAAATTCAGAACTACGAGACAAAGTACTCGCCGAGGTCAGGCGGTTTGTTTTTGGGCAAGAACAGCTTGTTGAGCGGCTTCTTGTGGCGCTTCTTTGTGAGGGCCATGTGCTTATTGAAGGAGTGCCTGGTTTGGCGAAAACCCGACTCCTTAATGTCTTGAGTTCCCTACTCTCGTGCTCCATGAAAAGAATTCAGTTTACTCCGGACCTCCTTCCCGCAGACATTACTGGAACAGAAGTATATCAAGTTTCGAGGGGGGAGTTCTCTCTTCGTAAGGGACCAGTGTTTACCAATATTGTATTAGCCGACGAGATTAATAGAGCGCCTGCAAAAGTTCAGTCAGCGCTTCTTCAAGCGATGCAAGAGAAAAACGTAACGATTGGTGATCAGACGTTAGAACTTCCACGACCGTTTTTTGTCTTGGCCACCCAAAATCCGATTGAACAAGAGGGAACGTACCCACTACCAGAGGCGCAACTTGATCGATTTCTCTTTAAACTCCTGGTGCAATATCCAGAGTACGCAGATGAGGTTCAAATGCTAAATACGGTGGGCTCGACCATTTCCGATCCACCTCTTCCGAACTCTGTCATCTCCGTAGAAGAGTTGACCAGTGCCTCTCGACGTTCCCTCGACATCTTTGTCGACCCGAAAATCGATGAATACATCGTGCGTCTCGTGCATGCGACAAGGGACCCAAAATCATTTGGCCTCGGAGATATCATCGAATGGGGCGCTTCTCCCAGAGCCAGCCTCGCCTTAAAACGGGCTGGTCGTGCACTGGCACTCATTCGAGGCAAAGATTTTGTCGGTCCTGATATTATCCAAGAGTTAGCGTCTGACGTACTTCGTCATCGAATAGTACTCTCCTTTGAAGCCGAAGCGAGAAATATCACTGCGGAAGAGGTCGTTACCAACATCGTTAAGGGAGTACCAGAACCGTGA
- a CDS encoding DoxX family protein, giving the protein MGLTYCFYISEESATPVSLVLRSKKLTVSQEKQPISKSHLSRYYLSVAVFGPRRLITMAIKLNKPVGNSLYGPLLLRQALGWYLLLAGVLKLENISYYAEEMQQLNALPEHIATLYAIILPYGEILAGGLLILGFLTTLGSMLAAFYFCSTIYFFGFYSASGQLLSKDIVMLACAISVMYSGAGALSIDRFRETG; this is encoded by the coding sequence ATGGGTTTAACATATTGTTTTTACATCTCTGAAGAGAGTGCAACTCCTGTTTCCCTCGTATTACGGTCAAAGAAGCTGACCGTGTCTCAAGAAAAACAACCTATTTCCAAATCCCATCTTTCTCGCTATTATCTTTCGGTGGCGGTTTTTGGTCCGCGGAGGTTGATCACTATGGCTATAAAACTGAATAAACCAGTAGGAAATTCGCTGTACGGCCCCTTACTCCTTCGGCAGGCGCTCGGATGGTATCTGCTCCTTGCCGGGGTGCTCAAGCTTGAAAATATTTCGTATTACGCCGAAGAGATGCAGCAACTGAATGCATTGCCAGAGCATATCGCCACCCTCTACGCCATTATTCTGCCCTATGGCGAGATCCTTGCGGGAGGTCTGCTTATCCTCGGCTTTCTAACCACCTTGGGTTCGATGTTGGCCGCTTTTTATTTTTGCAGCACCATCTATTTCTTTGGATTTTATTCCGCTTCAGGACAACTGCTGAGTAAAGATATCGTAATGCTGGCGTGTGCCATATCCGTTATGTATAGCGGTGCTGGAGCGTTAAGTATCGACAGATTTAGAGAAACTGGTTAA
- a CDS encoding RNB domain-containing ribonuclease — protein sequence METSEITSMDSIPHKSAKSSNQNSHSTNPSPVYKSLREETLFLSPQILQGMAEEHSRPAHLKDEAKDIELPPTSDWSVGPETATITFKKHRFQNLNQHEIERIQRPLPMGVEVQAAFHLVDQTRILVYAPDYSQQELDGFSAFLREELGFHNSALIGVKDATEAQHIMRRAELRGSRRDDSLGVVVRAILPDALAISRVSLKHEENHSTPHIQIIYRRPGIDSSIEQSYAREVEWELGIPARLHLQPEEWLREQLDYAQHPLMRIESVRFSRDPQVGRNKVIAHTIIFAPERALPEIRPWIQATGQSLGIRIDPILKPVSDAYFDFVTRVGNRSTGRLERPDLLGKLLDQDSEADFSPVTVNIHSSKQSRLDLSHQQTLVVDPRQSLDRDDGFSIMRVPGGIQLQVHITDVPALIRLGGEQFDIGLRKAFTVYGQKSIDPLHPRRLALEVGSLKQDRVRFTWTFPFTVRNGQLTADAPRRSLIRVSHAISYDDLYDALIKPEHSLAEPAHLLSEFHDHVQLRTEEPLLGKRAVGTGDWSHSLIAKNNVLVNEMVANLMFHEYPSIPWLYRAFQPPSEKDERYADRVLKDSGMGFIAEQLGREHRQRALRFAELTRGAEDFSPQIARVIGEAFYTTTPTPHAFFNGFYSHFSSPLRRGSDVVLGYQLSHALLGTPALDRDFVASYANYLSYQNLLESQRHRELLTKEELSRHEQLLGKTFFGSLRHVTKDCAVIDVPEVGRGIIPREDGTIEMSRAKQEVYDVRRRRTISRGDEVGICYETVNLWRFRPVLSLRQESKDRNQK from the coding sequence ATGGAGACTTCCGAAATTACCTCTATGGATTCAATTCCTCATAAATCCGCAAAATCTTCAAACCAAAATAGCCATAGTACCAATCCGAGCCCGGTGTACAAGAGCTTACGCGAGGAGACCCTTTTTCTCTCACCTCAAATCCTTCAAGGAATGGCTGAGGAGCATTCACGCCCAGCTCACCTCAAAGACGAAGCGAAGGATATCGAACTTCCTCCGACCAGTGACTGGTCCGTTGGTCCTGAGACCGCGACAATTACCTTTAAGAAGCACCGCTTTCAGAACCTGAATCAACACGAAATTGAGCGGATACAGAGACCCCTTCCAATGGGAGTAGAAGTTCAGGCTGCATTCCATCTCGTCGATCAGACCCGTATTCTCGTATACGCACCGGACTATTCACAGCAAGAATTGGATGGGTTTAGTGCATTTCTAAGAGAAGAGTTGGGGTTTCACAATTCTGCCTTAATCGGGGTAAAAGATGCTACGGAGGCTCAGCACATTATGCGGAGAGCTGAGTTACGAGGCTCTCGAAGGGATGATTCCCTTGGAGTTGTTGTGAGAGCGATTCTTCCAGATGCGTTGGCGATTTCTCGAGTCAGTCTCAAGCACGAAGAAAATCATTCCACCCCGCATATACAGATCATCTATCGTCGACCAGGAATTGATAGCAGCATAGAGCAATCATATGCACGAGAGGTTGAGTGGGAGCTTGGTATTCCTGCCCGGCTCCATCTCCAGCCAGAGGAGTGGCTACGAGAACAGCTGGACTATGCACAGCACCCATTAATGAGAATTGAATCCGTTCGATTCTCAAGGGACCCGCAAGTGGGCAGAAATAAAGTTATCGCGCACACGATAATATTTGCTCCAGAGCGAGCGCTTCCCGAGATTCGCCCGTGGATACAGGCCACGGGTCAATCCTTGGGAATACGGATTGACCCGATTCTAAAACCGGTCAGCGATGCTTACTTTGACTTTGTTACTCGAGTGGGAAATAGAAGTACGGGGCGTTTAGAGCGTCCTGACCTACTTGGGAAGCTTCTTGATCAAGATTCCGAAGCAGACTTTTCTCCCGTCACCGTAAATATTCACTCATCGAAACAGTCTCGACTTGACCTTTCTCATCAACAAACTCTTGTGGTTGATCCGAGGCAAAGCTTGGACCGTGACGATGGGTTTTCGATTATGCGGGTTCCTGGCGGCATTCAGTTACAGGTGCATATCACGGATGTACCTGCGCTCATTCGGCTTGGTGGCGAGCAGTTCGATATCGGATTACGAAAAGCTTTCACCGTATATGGTCAAAAATCTATCGATCCACTGCATCCAAGGCGACTGGCACTTGAGGTGGGTTCTTTAAAGCAAGACCGAGTTCGTTTTACGTGGACGTTTCCATTTACCGTTCGGAATGGGCAGCTGACCGCTGATGCACCCAGAAGAAGCCTTATCCGAGTATCTCATGCTATTTCATACGATGATTTGTATGATGCTCTTATAAAGCCAGAACATTCCCTGGCAGAGCCAGCGCATCTCCTTAGCGAATTTCATGATCACGTTCAGCTCCGCACCGAAGAGCCTTTACTGGGGAAAAGAGCCGTCGGGACCGGAGATTGGAGCCATTCGCTCATTGCCAAAAACAACGTCCTTGTGAATGAAATGGTGGCCAATCTTATGTTTCATGAGTATCCGTCCATACCCTGGCTGTATAGAGCGTTTCAACCCCCGAGCGAGAAAGACGAACGATATGCAGACCGTGTATTGAAGGATTCAGGCATGGGGTTTATCGCTGAACAATTAGGCAGAGAGCACCGCCAGCGAGCTCTGCGCTTTGCTGAGCTGACTCGAGGTGCGGAAGATTTCTCTCCCCAAATTGCGCGTGTTATTGGAGAGGCGTTTTACACAACTACTCCAACACCACATGCGTTCTTCAATGGATTCTATTCACATTTTAGCTCACCGTTGAGACGTGGGAGCGATGTTGTCTTAGGGTACCAACTTTCACATGCCTTACTCGGGACCCCTGCACTCGATAGAGATTTTGTGGCCTCGTATGCCAACTATCTCTCGTATCAAAATCTCCTCGAAAGCCAAAGACACCGTGAGCTGCTGACAAAAGAAGAGCTCTCTCGGCACGAGCAACTGTTAGGAAAAACTTTTTTTGGTTCTCTCAGACATGTAACGAAGGATTGCGCTGTGATCGATGTTCCGGAGGTGGGAAGAGGCATCATACCGCGTGAAGACGGGACTATTGAGATGAGCCGTGCCAAACAGGAGGTTTATGATGTGCGGCGACGGAGAACGATATCAAGAGGAGATGAAGTTGGCATTTGCTATGAAACGGTCAATCTCTGGCGATTTCGTCCAGTCTTATCGCTGCGGCAAGAGTCAAAGGATCGCAATCAGAAGTAG
- the tilS gene encoding tRNA lysidine(34) synthetase TilS yields the protein MTKEVVLSHHPMIDRMAEVFSTHSGKFLLGVSGGIDSMCLLDASVRALRDIQCQPDISNRIGIAHVNHSLRETAYRDAKFVAHYAEGLHLPFFSTCLTPPDSGENVEAWARRERYSFFTHLMNTEGYDQVFIAHHGGDLLETFLMRILSNKEPRAIRAENLQLKALRPFLHFNQEDIVQYANTFDVPHVEDESNQDTARLRNLVRSTLIPFLEEEFGKGVSHSLKKQALSIEKELDALDEVAKTVAEDLLKELDFGNRIWLVRVKEILRDSPPAIGERVLRSLFLPYSRTPLGREASARLRNFLLSGEVAIQLPGGLEIRRRKGGLAIASTYGGE from the coding sequence ATGACGAAGGAAGTGGTTTTGTCTCATCATCCCATGATTGACCGAATGGCGGAGGTATTCTCAACCCATTCAGGCAAGTTCTTGCTCGGAGTCTCAGGGGGCATCGATAGCATGTGCCTGCTTGATGCATCGGTGCGTGCCCTCCGAGATATCCAGTGCCAGCCCGACATCTCGAACAGAATCGGTATAGCTCACGTCAATCACTCCCTTCGAGAGACTGCGTATCGAGATGCCAAGTTTGTCGCTCACTATGCGGAAGGTCTCCATCTCCCGTTCTTTTCTACCTGTCTTACTCCACCTGACTCTGGTGAAAACGTGGAGGCATGGGCGCGGAGAGAACGATATTCTTTTTTTACGCACCTTATGAACACAGAGGGCTATGACCAGGTATTCATTGCCCATCACGGAGGCGATTTGCTCGAAACATTCTTGATGCGAATTCTCTCAAACAAGGAACCCCGAGCTATCCGTGCCGAGAATCTTCAACTCAAGGCGCTTCGGCCGTTCCTTCACTTCAACCAAGAGGACATCGTTCAGTATGCAAATACCTTTGATGTTCCTCATGTTGAGGATGAGTCAAACCAAGATACCGCTCGACTTCGAAATTTGGTTCGAAGTACGCTGATTCCTTTTTTGGAAGAAGAATTCGGGAAAGGCGTCAGTCATAGCCTAAAAAAACAAGCGCTCTCAATCGAGAAAGAGCTTGATGCGCTCGATGAAGTTGCGAAGACCGTGGCTGAGGACTTACTCAAGGAGCTCGATTTTGGTAACCGAATCTGGCTTGTCCGAGTGAAAGAGATTCTCCGGGATTCCCCGCCAGCCATCGGAGAAAGGGTGCTCCGGTCTCTCTTTCTTCCTTATTCTCGGACTCCTCTCGGAAGAGAGGCGTCAGCTCGTCTCAGAAACTTCCTCCTATCAGGAGAGGTGGCTATCCAGCTACCAGGCGGTCTTGAGATCAGAAGGCGTAAGGGAGGACTCGCTATCGCGTCCACCTATGGAGGGGAGTAG